Sequence from the Amaranthus tricolor cultivar Red isolate AtriRed21 chromosome 1, ASM2621246v1, whole genome shotgun sequence genome:
TGTTGTTTTCCGATTGACCCTTAGTTGCAAGttggtaataaaaatgatttttatgcaaaatttttATGAATATACCATGTCATTCTCATTACAGTATAGTGAAATTTTGATATCAAAGTTTTCTTGTTCACAATTCTTCATTATCTGATACCACATTTTCAATTGATAATGTGGCAATATATTGGaaaaaaatttggaaaaaaaaatgatgattgAAGTAGATGAAGCATGACCATTAACATTCACATCATTTAATATCGACAACCAAACGGGTAATCAAGTATACATGACAAGAATTTATAGGTTTACTTAGTGGCCATTGGGTGAAGATTTTGCTATTTATTTTTTGGTGATATGAGTTCGATTTTACCACTTACTCTTGGAATTCATAAGTGTGCCTAGTAGTTGAGGATTTTTTCTTCACCCGTGTGATATGGGTTTGATTCTTACTACATATATGAAGGATTCATACCTTCTCTTCCAAAGATTTAGTATTCTCTAGCATATCCACGAATCAAAAAAAATCCTCCTCTCCTTTTTACCTATAGCCAATAAGTTATTTTCCAATCTTATCCAAAAGAAAATTAGGATACTTGAAAatactactatatatatatatataaaaaaagttgatCAACAACAAATTATGTTTGGGTTTTTGAATGAATGCTCAAAATTATCAAAGAAAATCTAACATGTACACCACAAGTATGGCTAGATACTTCAATGGAATGCTTTTTGAATGAATATAAGGTCGCTTGGACAAGCTAGTTATGCGCTCAAACAAGCAACTTTTTGCTCGAGCAAAATGCAATGAAATCCATAAAGATCTTAGGAAGTTTGAGTTTTGTTTTCGTTTTACTTATTCAGTCTATAAAGAAGGCTTTGTAAATTGTAAGTgaggaaaaacataaaaagttaTGCAACTCATTATAACGATTGGTGAGAAATTTGAGTGCAAAAACCATTGAAGTGCTTGAATTTCTGAGAACAAACAATCAGAAAGCGtttgagaaagttttaatttgttGCAATTTGTTGAATTTACATAAagaaatagaagtataaaataatttcttGAGGATCAAAATGTCTAAGATAGTCATAAACACTCGTGTAGTGTGTCAACTTTAAGCTTTGTTGGTGTGAGCATTGTTCTTTTCTTCCATATGTTTTGTTTTGgccaacaataacaacaaaataattatatttatgatCGATGTAAatgcaaaataattttatatacatACAATTTATAAATTCTAAGTTTTTGTAACAATCTAATCATGTTCCACAAAATCTAGAACTAACAAAAACAATCtccaaataaaaatcaatcacaaatttttaaatgataccGTTTTATAGTGAGATCATCACTATTAGGATGACTTGAGCAcatttattgtgttaaattgatcacttataattttgaaGTGAACAATTAGATAAATGGACTAATTGTATGAATTTATCTCGTGGTGAAACAGTCTCATAGACTACTCTCATTAGTGAAGAAATTTCCTTTGAATGGAAATTTTTTTGTGAGGTTTTTACTGttattagtaaaaataaaaataatacaaatgttTCTAAAAAAAACTCTAAGTGAGTGGAGATTTTTGAGACTTCCTCACAAGGGCTCcaccatttaaaataaattttaaaataaaaattaagagaataaaAAAAAGGTAGAGTAAAAAAAGTAGGAGGAAAAAACtaatgagaaatttttttttgttttataaaataaattatattagtaaataaaaatttaatacgaTAGAAAAGAGAAATGTAGAGAGAAATTGTTGAGAAAATTCTTTTTTACTCACAATTTTTTACTCACAATTGAGAATGCTCATACAAGACCAGGTGAAAATCAATTGCAAATCTGATTGTAACTTTGAATTTGCACATCACACAAGGACAGTTTTAACGCACACATTTTGTTGGAACACCAGTACACCTGTAACAAAGccaaaaaaaattcatacaaGCATGAACATCAGAGTATCGCCTTTACTTGCTTTTCCACACGCATAGAAAACAACAGCTCATGTACTCCTTATTGGGGCAGAGTAAAAATTTTGaagcttttatttatttttgcgatgtttttttctttattttattaataaataaaaaattttttattttaagaaaaataattcaagataaaatttattgtaaaattatgtttcttcaaaaataaaataaattttcaaacaaATCATTATAAAATATTACTCAGAATTGGACCTCAATAAACTACACAAAATTTACAAGCTCTGAAATGCAGAGTAGTACactttattttactttaaattaaaaaataactaataataaatCATAACGTTGCgaaaaatgaaattataataGTACCAACTGCCAAGTAAGATCTTAAGaattttttcctttattatttttcttacaaTACAAACAAATGTCACAGACTTAGACAGCAAAAACACACGCTTGTAGTTGTAagcatttataaaaaaaaataggttaatatgcgaaaataaaaataagaaatttttgtGTAGAtttaaagcaaattaaaataagatgtatcaactttaatatattaaaatgctAGTGGACTGAAGACTAGAGAGCAAACCAAAGTTAGAAATTTAATCTAAGGGAGCAAATACCCAATATACTAGCAAAACAATTATATTCGAATTACTAATACAATAGCAAAATAATTATACAAATAcaagttataatttaaaatttttgtttttaattggtgaaaaacaataattcaagAAGTGTATTaacctataaaaaaaatactcctacTTTAATTTGTAGCTTGTAtgaaaataattcaatcttgttgttctaatcttgtttcttaattttttttagaatgttgtttcttgatttttttagaATGTTGTTCCACTGACTTcatgaaatagaaaaataggCTGAGGGATAAGCAAATCCCTATCATAATACTAGCTCCATTGCAAATGAAACtccaaaatttacaaaaaaactgAATTTAGAATTTTGGTTTTGTTgggtaatttgaaaaaaaatcatggATTTGCGAGTTTTAATGGTAttggtaaatttttaaaaaattttggcTTTGGCTTAGGATTATTGCGTTTTGGCTTTGTCTTGGGTTTATTGGCGCTTCTACAACTCATTTTGCcgaagtaaaaaaatattttgttgttcattaTACAAATGAAACTATGTCGAAATTTCGTCTCTTCGTTGGTACCCAGGAACTTTGAACTATGGATCCGCCACTGTTAAATAATACGAGCATTAACTACGCGCtataaaaaattccaaaattatatattaaaaactttgCTTCAAGaacacaaaatttaaatttatgacTCTTGAAATTGACAAATATAAGGTATATGATATTTATAGCATAGATTACGAAATTACAAGCAGAAAGAACACAAAAATGTTTTTTAATCCTGAATCCTGATTTCAAAGGTACATTAATACGGcactttttctatttttgttttttgttttttattttttattttttattccttCCATTCGGAGTATTTTTTGTATTAAGtttgttttattaataaatagttttttatttataaaatttttggatatttaaccttaattattttagttttatattttttatgtttatatatggTATTTCTTTATACTAAtcttattttaacattttcataATGCATATATGGAATCTCATATgttcttattaactttattttaatatttttaaatatatgtgGTCTTTATATTTCTTTCACtgactttattttaatatttctttaatgcttattaaaatattactttATATGTAATCCATGTGAATATTATATATAAGAACATAAAATAGAAACAAATagattatatttaaatatttgataTGGTTTCATGTGTTTTCTAGATTTGATAACAATGTCGTTTTGCTGTCTTGGTCTCTGAATATCGTCTGAGTAGATTAAGCATTAGTTGTGTAAAAATGGTTCAGTGATTCTGGGGCTTGGAAGATAGGGAGAAAATAACAGATGATtaaactattaattaaattgtacgtttttattgaaaaaagcATTGATTTTTGGTGTTTGCATGAATGGAAGAGAAGCATATACAGATTCCCTATTCCGAAGGTTACGTATCATTGAAGCTCATATACCATCACATTTCATAAGCTTACtcttaattaaagaaaatgatttatcaatttttgatagaatttaaaaaatgggttaacagtttaaattaattacttataaatttaaaagaaatatacTATTAAAAACCAGTTGATAACATCATAATAGTATAAGTTATGACTCCTCAAGTTTATAGAGTAGGATGACTCTCTAGTCTCTACTCTCTCTTGAATATGGATAATTCGCATCGGGGTAATGTTGTGCATTTCTAAGTCTAACACTTTTGTAATAAGTTATAACATGTAATTATGTGCAATGAAATAAAaggtttaaataatttaatttaccatttttagCTCTTTTTATGGTTTGATCCTTTTGAAAACATACATTGCATTTGAAACACGAAAACAAAAATTAGTGGTTTACGATCAATAAATATGAGGACTCTGGTCGCTAACTGGTCGCTGGTCCTTGGAAATGAAAAAAGTTTGGTGCTGCAGTATGGAAAAAATCGGCTtgcagtattttttttaaaattattattattattattattattattattatttgtagactcaattaggaacaggaacagcaacaagaggggggtgaattgttgttgttactagtttaagcgtttttgccctgtttttgcggaattgaataaaataaataaagcttaaacttagagcgaaataattaaaagagacaaacgatttttacgtggaaaccttctaggcctaaatagaaggaaaaaccacgacccctcgagatttctaaattctccactatgtttaaggcaactcgttacaattacattaaacatcttacttcactcgaagcgcatcaactaggccaactcttctctcttaaattgcttcactcaaagcaacaaacttagcttcactaaaagctaattctcaccactagcttcactagaagctttctccttagctttactcaaagctaatctcttctctagcttcattaaaaattatctaatttcccccttagactcacccgagtctaattacaaattctctcaaaaacccttacaaaggataaaaattctctaaaaataaaatcaatgagttgcacaagaaaatattataaattaattggcatttttaaaacaaaattttcttgtaaaaattcttccataattacgtatgatttaatggctcatactaaggcgagttttgaagaataaccgagcccactatttatagagctaaaatccctaagaataaggaatattccaatccattattccctatcaaaagatcatgggagtaatgtggattttaataaccaagtcttcctacggttaatctaaaaataggcatttaaagttgaccaattcaagcccacggttatttagcaataaccgctgttccctaataataggttatgttccctttaagcagcagtttcacaaacagcagttcctgttccagtaataactactggaacgtttttgctatttatagaaacggttatacttaggAATGGTTATTTGCTAACTTATAGGTATAaagaccgattaagaatgatagctaagacccattcaacaaccgctatttctatttttagcaaatccaatatttactaaaaatagatcctaaaataaaggatctttatttagaggctcatacgtaaagtaattttaagaaaactttttgccaattaattataataattaataaatgcaacaaattaactttatttaatacattaactaaaaataataattataaataaataaccagaatttccagttaacgtaggctgactccagttcaggaacagtgcgctgtttccagaatccagttttgttagaacatctaacttaggaacagtagacctgctgtctccattttacatcccaagtgatatacttcttctaacatctttcggatccttttgacacgtacatttccatgaactaagccataggtactatcaacgatcacaattaatcggatatcgacctgcacacaatctctaaacacatatttgcttaagtgtagtcatcatcaaaactcaagaggtccaacattattattttattattagtattagtattattattattgttattattagtattattacaacgttattattattattattattattattattattattttttttttttttttttttttttttttttttttttttttttttttttttttttattatctggCGACAAGCTATGTGGTCGACCCCTATGAtcgccaattttttttttgtttttttttaaaataattcttTGCGACATTCAAGTTGTGGTCGCGATTTAGTCGCCAAGTAGAccgcaattttttttttaataaacatagGCGACAGTGGTTTGGAAGCCATATGGTCGCCGCCactttttcaatttgaatttgaaaacatGGCGATGGGTTTCTCATGGTCGTGTTGTCgccatattttctataaataacacGCAGAATTATTGTGTATCGTATATTTCGGTAActaaagaattagaagaggttttttatttaattagtacatattttatttcgtttgttatttacttgagttttttatattcttttattgttttatattttattttaattgtcattaattttccttaataattgttattagaataattatattattatcatatattgttactttcatgaattgttttatatatttttattgtcattaacttactaatcagttgaataattatattattatattatatttaggtgttaaaaatgaattttagtgtGTTTCCAGATGGTGCATGATATTTGTGCTATTGTGAACGAAGGGTTATCAgaagagaatacgatggtaaacaacttctacgaaacgaaaaaacaaatagttGCCTTTGGATTACCTGTTGGGAAGATAGATTGTTGTTCTAAcggatgtttgatatattgggggaataatgcgaatgcaacttgctgttatatttgtgaaacttctagatggagaagaaacagtaagggtgataaggtttcgcggtaatccaaagcacaacattgacttatatcttcaaccactaatacaagagcTGAATATGTTGTGGAAGGAGGGGATTTGTACATTAGATgtgtcaagaaaggagaatttTCAACTGcgagcagctttaatgtggacaATCAATGACTTTCCAGCTTATTCGATGTTGTCCGGGTGGAGTACGGCGGGCCGATATGCTTGCCCTTACTGCATGGATGATTCACAAGCCTTGTACCTTACTCATAACATGAAGATGTGTTGGTTTGACTGTCATAGAAGGAATTTAGATAGAAGTCATCCCTATAGgagaaatataacaaatttcAGATCAGGCCATATTGAGAAAAGAGATCCACCTATTATTCGGACTGGACATGAATTGCTTGATGAATTGCTTGAAGAAGATGCATCGGAACATAATAAAGAGGTTAGTAAGTACTCTGCAGGATGGAAGAAGAGGAGCATATCTTGGAATTTGCCATATTGGAAAACAAACactttgttgtgtgtgccaagtaaaacaaaggatcacatCAAGGGTAGAAACGAAAAACGAGTAACCTATCAAACGAGTAACGTTGTTCAAATGTCAATAGTATGACCCAACTACTACTAGAAATAGCCACGGAACAAACATTCATAAACGATAGAAATAAGTTGACATACATCAGGGTCGCTCGTATTGTTTATATGATCCATTTGTGTTGGCAAGTCAAACACGTCAAttatattatcttccatatccgagtacaagacaaaatttaaaagatgtGGATCTTATACTCTCAGAAAACGAAGAAtccgaagatgaagatgttgagAACAACGAGTATTTTAGTGATGAAGagtagtttaattatttatatgtaattatttatatgtaattatttaatattttgtaatatttaatacaattttattatattcctccgaattattaatattttgcagtaataataataataacaacaacaacaataataataataacacataaaaataagtagtaataataataataataataataataataataataataataataataacaacaataataataataataataataataataataataataataataataataataataataacaacaacgttgtaataatactaataataacaataataataatactaataataataataataataataataataataataataataataataataataacaacaacaataataataataataatgaaaataacaacaacaacaacaataataataataataataataatttaaaaaaaatactgcaAGCCGATCTTTTCCTTACTGCAGCACgcaaatttttttcatttccaaGGCCCAGCGACCAACTAGCGACCAGCGTGCTGGTCGCTAACATCAGAGAGTCAAACCTCCTATCATGTCAATGCTTAGCGACCAACCAGCGACCACACTGGCGGTCGctaaatattgattataaaaGCCGTGTATTCTGCTCTCATTTCTCATTTCCTACGACTCTATCTTCACTTACCTTATACTTCTTCATTCCTTATACACGTTATTATCTTTCCAACtccattttttcttttcattcattattctcaatctctatttattttcttttctttcttaatctcatcctcatcatcttggGGTTACAACTTATTTTCAACTCTAAAATTCTCATCTTGTTATTTTCAatctcttaatttgtattttactcttaatctataagttaaaacatagtcatatgggatcttgtttgattcgtctcaatacaaggattattaatatcaactttttataatttttaattaagcataatttgagatattaagagttaaaatgttgcctcggcaagtgtgaaaagtcaaatgggacagttcagctgaataggagggagtatttttttgtattttttcaatgatcttgatgattatgataatattttgtttcatgatgcctttttttttttatcaatttcgaattatggtataacttgagcatgtttaatgttattttttttcctagattttattttatgttattttcgacatatttttatgttttttttaatattttcgaaTAATGGCATTTTTGAAACATGTTTAGTGCTAATATTTTCCAGTTTTTTCTTATATTCATATTtagttttaaatcgttttttttaatatttgaagaACAATCGAAAGGTCAAAGAGCCACAGCCTAtggagttcaataatcaattatgggaagcggtgcaaatggtaaatgaagttcaataatcaattaaggaAAGCAGTGCAAATGCAAAATGTTCAGACTGTCTATGAGACTCACCAAAGGCTGACtgaacaaattcaaagagaacgagaactcttttttaaaattcattcaatcccatctcaatttgtaacaACCCTCTCTtccaaatgaatgattaaatatatgtactttttgtgactttgtacataaactttaattatatatatatatatatttccagctctttatttttatttacttgttttatgtgtatatatatatttattttaatattacaacaaatatatatatatatatatatatatatatgtatactagtAAATATAATAGGCGACAGTTGGCGACGGAAAGCGGGTCGCTAAGCAGGCTGATAGGCCGGCGACGACACAGCTACGACATGGTGGTCGCCCGGTGGCGACTAAATAGCTAGAAGATGGTGGTCGCCAGTTTGGCGACGGGATTCGGGTCGCAAATTGGTCGCTAAGAAAAGGCGAGGAAATGGCGTCCATTTTGAGATTAGCGACGAAAGGAATAGCGACCATCTCGTATCTCGTCGCCAGCCCGTCGCCAAACCTTGACCGTTTAGCTATCAAATGGCGATGAAATGGTTTGTcgccattttattatttttttgtagtgatatatatatatatatatatatatatatatatatatatatatatatatatatatatatatatatatatatatatatatatatatatatatatatatatatatatatatatatatatatatatatatatatatatatatatatatacacacccGATAATGTTAGGAAttctatatagtatatatattattgctaATATATAGTACCAGtggttttatatataaattgatTACTTCATatattttacttaaatacgcattaattatatattttatttgtccaTTTGAATTTGCAATATAAATTTCTAAGATCATTCTCAATGGTGAAGAAATACTTAAAATGTGAAGTTTTTTTGCTCAAAATATCCCGATTAGTGAGCAAAACCAAAAACCTCACAAACATTTTTTTACACTCTATGGAGTGGAAAATTTTTTAGAGAACAACTTtgttcaccaaaaaaataagAAGTTGACACTTGtccaaataatatttatattttttaaataaccttttttttatttatacatatattaaaatatatatataaatatactaattgtcataaaattttatgttttataattagaaatctATTTTGCTGTATTTTAATATGctctaaatattttatttttcttctaattCTACATAAATTAGTATTTAAGAAGTGGTGagaaaacttttttattttctcattgATGGGATGAaatttttatatcaaaaattttcacACAAAAAACTGTGGAtaagaagaaaaatatagagaGAGAATGGTGATGAATTTTTTCCCACACCATTAAGAATGCTCTAATAAAAGTATATGAAGAGTTTTTTAGTCCTATTATATAAACTCAATTAGacggagagagtattatttttaaGCTAATTCCCGTGAGGATTAGTAAATAACAGTGATTTGTCTTCtcattattttatgattttaatttgtaccttttttaatttcatttattttattattaattttttgtctttttataatGATTTACAAATAACAGCTATTAATTAAGAATTATTGTAGTTTCGGTCATCACCAAGCACTACAAAAAGAATTGAATTTGGAGACAAAAACCATTTTTGAGGAGAGAAGTTTAGTGACAAAAGTGCTTTGTCACCAATTAGTGACAAAGATTTTTTGTAGCCAAATTTGTCgctaaattattttctaatataatgaatttaaattttagaGAAATGGGCGGGAAAAGGTGAAATTGAATAGTAAAAAACGTTTAGCGACAAAGTGTTTGTCGCTTAACTATTTTctaaattcaaaattcaaaatgggCAAATTTTAGCGACAAAGCTTTTGTCGCTAACATTTTTCTCGGACTTTAAATACGTACTTTAATCCCTTTCTCATTTCCTTCTTTAAACTTATTCTCTTTCTTCTCCAACTTCTCTCTACTTAATAACTTTTCTCCTCCTCTCTACTTCTCACCACTCAAATTCAGCAACTTTTTGGTGTTTTTCAGGCGAAAAGTCTTGCCTTGCCATAGGTAATCTTACTCTTTAACtattttttcattgttcttacAGACTTTTAACATGCattgtttatgtttttgttttatgtcGAATTTGATTCAATTCTTTTGTTTTATGTCGATTTTTgtccaattttttttgtctcaATTTAGTTCATGATGTTgttgtttttcttttcattttctgtcaaattatttttttatgttgattttgatgttatttttttcaaaattttgtccAGCCCTGGTAGATCTGGTGGATCTTGTGGATCGCATGATTTCCGCAGCGGTGATAGTCACTCTAGTCATAGTggttattactaatttttttatttagacaTTGATTTTTGTATATACATTGATGTAaacaattatttttgtaatatatatctaacttttaattaataatcaatttaatcatataattttaatttaattatttttgttgattatgtaTAGTTTTTGAGtatcatttataaaaaaatatgtgaatatttgttattattgttaaataataatagtaaaaattactattactatttaataataaagacaaatattctttttttataaCTTGGAAATAAATTAGCTATAAAATAGGCGACAAAATACTTTTTTAGCGACAAATTTTTTAGCAACTAAAGGTTTTGTCGCCTATTTTGTTGCTAAACCCCTTTTGTGACAAAATAAGTGACAAAAACTATTTGTCAATAAATGCTTTTGTATTTGCTGTGAAGTCACCAATCACCAGTGTTCACCACTGCGGTGGACAGGTTGATCTCCAGTAACCCACGCTCGTATCTACTAATTATGCTGCAACATTAAAGCTGATTGGACGTGCTTTTTTCATCTAACGATCTAGATCTTGAGATTTAGAAATCTAACGGCCTACATGCTTGTcttcttattattttattgtttgttgTTATTGTAATTTTGAAAGGAAATCATATAATATAAGAGAATGAAAGAGttagatgaaaattaaattcaagattttataaaaaagtGGCCTTTAACTACTCAAACTAAAACAAAATCCGTTCCAAGGTTCAACAAGAAAACAAGTAGAAAGAAGCGAAACTAACCCAAATATTTTGGTCTACAAAAAAATGCCTTAGCACTTAGCTAGCATGCATCTAATTTCAAGCCACCCTCTCAAAAACAGATCATCAATAATGGTCATaataattttctctttaaaatcgaaaatcataaaaatacattaaaaaaagaaaaggctgAAAGTTGGTGTCAATACCTTTAAATGTATACATAATTAAAGTGAAAATATACAATTTAGGTTAAAAGTTAGTGTCAATATCTTTGAATATATACATacttaaattgaaaatatttaatttatatctcagttaaaaatattaaatactatatcaacaaaataaattaaattacagactatgtatatatatcagATAATACTAATTTATCTACAATAAGATAaaagcaaatatatataaaacaaacatccatatatatatatatatatatatatatatatatatatatatatatatatatatatatatatatatatatatatatatatatatatatataaagctagctaaaaaatgtaatataaaattgataaaaacccataaacctaattaattaaatccaACCTCAACTTACAAGTGAATTATGCATATTCATTCCCATCCACAACATCCACACTTGCCGAACAAAACAacaactttctaaaaatagatttaagagTTGAACATGATACTTCTTTAACATTCTTAATTGATTTCTTCTCCTTGTTTAACTCGTTCTTTGACTCATTGCTTGATCTCTTCTTACTACTACTTCCATTCACAACTCGTTCCTTGACTCGTCCAATACATTTCTTAGTCTTTTCATTCACACTTTCTTTCCTTGTAAAAGTGTAACTTTTTAAGTAAATTTGCCTACACGATACACTCTCCACTACTTTCGGCCTCGGGTGACCGGGGCCTCGAAAACTTACCGATCTGACGAATTCGGCGTCGGATTCCGGCCATTTGTAGAGGTTTACATACGTGGCGCGTACTCTTGTAGGAACCCTAGTGTCTTCTATACAATTTGAAATGCATATTGAGCTCATTTTGATCTCTCTTTTTCCTTTCCTTCTCTCTAACTTtagattatatataatataatatgtctttatgggtatgagttgtcgcctttTTAACTTCTTTAGATtctgatcatagtttctataagcgggatacacagggtatgatgatgatgattagtatttacaaatttgttttttttta
This genomic interval carries:
- the LOC130821674 gene encoding uncharacterized protein LOC130821674, which encodes MSSICISNCIEDTRVPTRVRATYVNLYKWPESDAEFVRSVSFRGPGHPRPKVVESVSCRQIYLKSYTFTRKESVNEKTKKCIGRVKERVVNGSSSKKRSSNESKNELNKEKKSIKNVKEVSCSTLKSIFRKLLFCSASVDVVDGNEYA